DNA sequence from the Thiosulfativibrio zosterae genome:
GGTTATCGCACCTATCGTGGCATTGAACTTTGGGACAGCTTTGGTGATTATCTCGCCGAAACTGAGTCTTTTAGAACCCTTTACCAAGACCCTAACTGGAATGGCGCATCGCCCGGTCAAGTCACCGATGGCGCATGGCAACAGGCTAAAACTTTGTTACAAAGCGCACTCAATGATGATATGGCCATGAAACGCTGGTTTGGTCGTTTTGCCACGCAACTGGATGACGGCGCCAATCGATTATTACCTACGCCTTTAGATGAAGATGAAGCGCCCGACATGGAAACCTTAATCAGCGCTGCTTATGATGCCACTGGTATCGTGCGTGATGAAATTTGTCGTTTTGCCTATGCAGAGTTTGATCAACAAGTGGCTTTATATGTGAATAGTCAAGAATGGCCCCTTGAAAATGCTCAAAACGACTTTATTAGACACCTATGTAATTTTAAAGTCATTGAGGCACGCACTTTACAAGGGTTTTTAGAACACCCTGACAATCATGCCTTGTTTTATAGTTTATGGGTTCATCAATATATTAGTTTTGTCGAATAAGTAAAAAAGACTAAAATACGCAACTACTTTGCCATCCATTAGAATTTAGTTTCGTTTTACCCCGCAACCAAAAGGAAAAAGCGCTCATGCTGAATGCCGCACAGCAAATGGCTGAAAAAATTTTTAGCCAGCACGAGATTAACGATCAAATGTTGCATGCTTGTGAGCTCGCAATCGAAGCGCAAAACCTACCTCGGGTTGGAAAAGTCTTTAGCAGTGAAGTCGCCTTGATTCTAGCGGGTTTAAAACTCGACAAAGACACGCTCATTGCCGCCCTTCTCAGTGACATCAACTTAGAACCCTTTTACCCAATAGAACAACTGCGTGAGTCCTTTAGCGATAATATTGCCAACCTGGTGCAAGGTATTCGTAAACTCAATCAGTTTAAAGACCTGCATTCCAAGATAGAAACCAACGAAGTCCAAAACGAACGCCTGCGCCAAATGTTATTGGCCATGACTTCAGACATTCGCATTATGATTGTTAAGTTGGCTTATCGGGTTGCCCGCATGCGCAATCTTAAAATGGAAGATGACGAATCGCGCTTTCAGGTTGCCACTGAAACCCAGTTAATCTTTGCACCCTTAGCAAACCGTTTAGGCATGGCGCAACTCAAATGGGAATTGGAAGACTTATCTTTTCGCTACTTGCACCCCGAAACCTATAAATCGATTGCCAAGCAGTTAGATTCTAAACGCATTGGGCGCGAAGCCTATATTCAAGAAGTCATTGCGCTTTTTGAAAAACAAATGCAAGAATCTGAAATTCCTTACCAAATTTCTGGTCGCCCCAAGCACATCTATTCCATCTGGAAAAAGATGACCAAAAAACAATTACCCATTGATGAACTTTACGACCTTCGTGCCATTCGAATTTATGTTGAAACCGTTTCTCAGTGTTATGAAGTGTTGGGGATGATTCACAGTCGCTGGAATTATGTTAAAAGCGAATTTGATGACTACATTGCCAGCCCCAAAGAAAACGGTTACCAGTCAATTCATACGGTGATTTATGGCCCTGAGAACAAGACCGTTGAAATCCAAATTCGCACCCACGAAATGCACTACACCAGCGAATACGGTGTTGCTGCGCATTGGAAATATAAAGAAGGTGGTAAAAATATTGATGCCAGCCTAGAGCAAAGTATCAATATAGTGCGTCAAATGTTGGAGTACAACGACGACCCAGATTTGCTCAATCAAATCAGCACTGAACTACTCAGTGAACATATTTATGTCATGACGCCCACCAATGACATCATCACCTTAAGTGTGGGATCAACGGCGTTAGACTTTGCCTACCAAATTCACACCAATCTCGGACATGGTTGTCGTGGTGCCAAAATTAACGGCAAAATCATGCCCTTAACCACGCAACTGCAAACAGGTGATAAGGTTGAAGTGCTTGCTGTTAAAAATGGCGGCCCAAATCGTAATTGGCTAAACCCTAACTTGGGTTATTTAGGCAATGCACGCTCTCGTGCCAAAGTACGCACTTGGTTTAATCATCAAAACAAAGAAGCCAATATCGATGCGGGTGAAGCGCTCCTAAACAAAGAAATCAAACGCTTACACCTAGAAAAAGTCGACTATAAAGCGCTCTACCAAAAGTTTCATGTCAATAACAAAGAACAGTTCTTTGAAGCGATTGGTAAAGGCCAAATTAACGA
Encoded proteins:
- a CDS encoding RelA/SpoT family protein codes for the protein MLNAAQQMAEKIFSQHEINDQMLHACELAIEAQNLPRVGKVFSSEVALILAGLKLDKDTLIAALLSDINLEPFYPIEQLRESFSDNIANLVQGIRKLNQFKDLHSKIETNEVQNERLRQMLLAMTSDIRIMIVKLAYRVARMRNLKMEDDESRFQVATETQLIFAPLANRLGMAQLKWELEDLSFRYLHPETYKSIAKQLDSKRIGREAYIQEVIALFEKQMQESEIPYQISGRPKHIYSIWKKMTKKQLPIDELYDLRAIRIYVETVSQCYEVLGMIHSRWNYVKSEFDDYIASPKENGYQSIHTVIYGPENKTVEIQIRTHEMHYTSEYGVAAHWKYKEGGKNIDASLEQSINIVRQMLEYNDDPDLLNQISTELLSEHIYVMTPTNDIITLSVGSTALDFAYQIHTNLGHGCRGAKINGKIMPLTTQLQTGDKVEVLAVKNGGPNRNWLNPNLGYLGNARSRAKVRTWFNHQNKEANIDAGEALLNKEIKRLHLEKVDYKALYQKFHVNNKEQFFEAIGKGQINERQLASALQKQLQPKPVMPQRPLFDLDKVAEKPNGQQPVFVVGSPTLKTHLAPCCEPHEGDDIVGYVTRGRGVTVHKSECPNILNLTHEELQRIIEVDWFGIDKPIMTYTAQIDLLAFDRKGLLRDVMNCLTQNDINLTASNTLTDPHERTVTMHLTVELDETIDLGNLLDKIEQIKNVESASILTQPT